In the genome of Shewanella denitrificans OS217, the window CGAAGAGCAAGAGCTAGCTGCAACAGGTATACCCTCTTCACAAATAGAGGGCAACAATAGCCAAGAATTATCAGGCACAACAGATCAACAGACAGCTAACCCAGCAGACGCTAAGCCGGTCGAACCTTTACCAGCCCTAGCCGAAAGTGATGATTTTATCGAATCGAAAACCTTAGCCATTGCCAATGGTATGAAGATAGAGCCGCTGATTTTAAAGAAAGATATGGCGCGCCAGTTCGTGGTTTTTGTGGATAACTTAGCTCAAGGTGAGCTTGTCCGTAAGGCAAGCCCTATCAAGGGGCCAGACCGTAACTTTAGCGTCAGCGAAATTACCAATAAGATTTTCATCAATCCAGACAGTTTCCACAGATATGATCTCTACGCAAACTTCGTTGCCGGCCTTAATGAGCAAGAGCTACTCAGTACCTACAAGGAGCTCACGCCTTTGTTTAACGAAGCCTTCGAAGAGCTGGGTTACAGCGACGTCAGCTTCGATGCAAGAATGCAACAAGCGATGAAGATGGTGCTGGATGCCCCTATCATAGAAGATCCCATCGAACTTAAGTCTGTCACTGTGAACTACCACTTTGCCGAACACAATTTAGAAGCCTTACCCAACGCACAAAAATTCTTGATCCGTATGGGCCCAGAAAACACCCGCAAAATAAAAGCCGCGGTGAAAAAACTGCAACTGCTATTAGACAATCAATAGATGTTAAGCAATATGTTAGGCATATTCTGATGACAAAAACGCTTGCTCTTAGAGCAAGCGTTTTTTATTACCCGTCGCTAAATTACGCCGTTAGACTGTCCAGCGCGGTTTTTGCTTCTAAAAGGCCTTGGGCCGTGGCATCTGGTCCCATATTTAGGGCTTCTGCGTAAACAAACTCCACCTCAGTTATTCCGATAAAACCTAGCACTGTCTTAAGATAAGGCACGATATGATCGCTAGCGCCCTCTTTATGCATGCCGCCGCGCGTCGTGACCACAACCGCTCTCTTACCTTCCAGTAACCCTTTAGGACCCGTTTCAGTGTAAGTGAAGGTGACGCCCGCACGGGCAATCAGATCTATCCAGTTTTTAAGCTGAGTCGGAATTGAAAAATTATACATGGGCGCGGCAATCACTAAGGTATCGTGGCTCTTAAGCTCAGCAATTAATTCATCAGACAGGTCCAACACTTGCTGCTGGCGCGGCGATAGATTATCACCACCACGCATTCCGGTGGCGATCTCACCATCGAGTACAGGCACGGGATCGGCCGCCAAATCCCTTACTGTCATTTGTGCGCCCTGTTGCTGCCAATGGCTCATCAAGTGGCCGATTAATGCCGATGACTGTGAGTAATCACCTAAAATGCTCGATTTTAATACTAGAACCTTCGCCATTTTCTCTCTCCAATATGCTCATTTATAGGGAGGTCGACACTCATACTGGCCGACCGATGAAATGAGTATATTGGTCTAATTAAAAGAATAAAATCGCAATTTATAAAGCATTCCATTCGATAAAATAGAAATGTATAGCACTCTAGCGCCAGATAATACCAGCATTCAAGCCGCTAAGGGGCAGCAAGCTCAATGTGATTGGTGCTGGGTCAATGATGGGCATGCTTATCCGCAGCCTCTGGCATTGCCACTTTACGCACTAAGGCGTTAATGCTCATTTGTTCCCCGTTATCAAAGCTTAACGTCAGCGGCAGCACATCCCCTTCGCCGGGTACGGCTTGAGTTAAGCCCGTTACCATGGCATGCAGACCCATGGGGGCGAGCTTAATTTGCTGCTTGGCTTGCACCACTATCTTATCCACAGCTTGCATGCGCATCATGTCATTTTCCATCACAGTATTATGCAATGCTACGGCGCCCAATTTACTGCTGATTTTTATCAAAGAGACCTGGCTATCGCCATGATTATGCAAGGTAAGATAAACAGGAAGTACTCTAGCCGTGGGCGGCATGGCCCGTGACCACGCATCCACAACCATGATATCTGCCGCCAAGGCTTGGCTACTTAAGATACCTAAGATGAGGCTTGCCGATGCTAATAACGTCATAAATGAGGGAGCGTGTTTCATTTTTCTATCCTTAATCAATGCGTGGCTTAATAGTTGAATTGTCGATAGCTGGATGCTGTTGCTCTTGGTGCGATTAGAGCAAGCTAATCACTTGCTGCCTCATGTCTTCTATCGCCGTACCCGCATAGAAGAAGCCCCGCACCCGGCTGTGGGTATCCATCACAAAAATTTTGGCGCTGTGGGAATAGAGGTACCCTTTTTGTTCTTGTTTTTCATCATCTAACGATAACTTCTTGAACTCAGTCGTCACCTTATCATTGGCGAGTTTAATGTAATCGGCGTGAAACAGTTTCGCCACATAATCGATTTTTTCCCGTTCATCCACCAGCCCAATAAAGCTGGGGTCAAAATAGGCTAAGTACTTATTTAAATGCTTGGGGGTGTCATAATCGCTGTCTATGCTAACAAAAAGCACTTGAACTCTGCTGCGTTGCTCAGGCGTTAATTTGTTCATCATCTGGCTGATATGCGCCATTGTGGTGGGGCAAATATCGGCGCAATTGGTGTAGCCAAAAAACATCAGCACGACTTTATCTTTAAAGTCAGACAGACTCACCTCACCGCCCTTACTGCTTTTTAGGCTGAACTCTCCACCTATGCCTTTCAGAACGGGCATTTGCGCCAAGGCCACACTACTGCCAAACAGCGCCAATACTAGGTATAGCTGCACTGCGGCTAACATAGTCATTAGTTTTTTCAGTGTTTTCTTCATCTCATCAACTCCATTGTGCGGCTGTGACAGTGACGCGTTAGCTAACAGCGGATCTCGGCGCCCAAGTCCGTTTTAGGGGCAAGATATTGCTCTTGATACCCCTTTACTTGCACCCTACCTTGCTGAACATGCAAATAAATAACCACCCCGATATTGGCCATTTCAATTTCCCCCTCCCCATTGAGGGCACTCCACTGATATTCAAATTCCACTCGATATTCCACTCGAGAATGCCTGCCTTCAATACTATCTTGTTCTGCTGATATGGCTTTTGCTGCGCTCACAGGCTGGATCTGCAGATTTTTTATGGCTCTGCGGCTCTGGGTTAATCCAAGTCCGCCAAGATAGGCTTGATAATCCGCTATGCTGGTGATTTGCGCCTCGGCTAAAGCTAGCTTAGCCTCGGGACTCAGCCATAGGCTTAAGTTGTCCGTCTCTGGCTCATCCAAGCCTAGAGTCCAACGATACAAGAAGCCGCGAATTAAATTAGTGTCGCTGCTGGCAATGAAACGTGAACCGAAGTCATCTTGCTCGATAAACTCGGTTTCAACCTTGCTCAAACGTGGACTAAAGCTTGAATTCAAACTGGGGCTCGAACTGTGACTCTGGTGCTCAAAACTGAGTAATTGCTGCAAGTAATATCCCTGCACGGGTTCATCATTATCCGCTTGTGGATAAAACTCTACAGTGACTCGCACTTGAGTGAGCCCTGGCGTGCTTTCTGGCAACGGACTGATATCGAGAATATGGTGCGCCCCGGTTTGCCAATAGGCTTGTTCTAGTGGCTCCCCTTGTGACTGCCCTCGAATCAGTTCTGGTGCATATTCTTTT includes:
- a CDS encoding DUF3014 domain-containing protein, producing the protein MQVNQEDRISPTTEKPSSGNNTPLIAIAVIALLAVGGYFYISSDSDEMPEQLITPVELPDSIPTTPIEQDPIEEQELAATGIPSSQIEGNNSQELSGTTDQQTANPADAKPVEPLPALAESDDFIESKTLAIANGMKIEPLILKKDMARQFVVFVDNLAQGELVRKASPIKGPDRNFSVSEITNKIFINPDSFHRYDLYANFVAGLNEQELLSTYKELTPLFNEAFEELGYSDVSFDARMQQAMKMVLDAPIIEDPIELKSVTVNYHFAEHNLEALPNAQKFLIRMGPENTRKIKAAVKKLQLLLDNQ
- a CDS encoding FMN-dependent NADH-azoreductase encodes the protein MAKVLVLKSSILGDYSQSSALIGHLMSHWQQQGAQMTVRDLAADPVPVLDGEIATGMRGGDNLSPRQQQVLDLSDELIAELKSHDTLVIAAPMYNFSIPTQLKNWIDLIARAGVTFTYTETGPKGLLEGKRAVVVTTRGGMHKEGASDHIVPYLKTVLGFIGITEVEFVYAEALNMGPDATAQGLLEAKTALDSLTA
- a CDS encoding copper chaperone PCu(A)C, with the translated sequence MKHAPSFMTLLASASLILGILSSQALAADIMVVDAWSRAMPPTARVLPVYLTLHNHGDSQVSLIKISSKLGAVALHNTVMENDMMRMQAVDKIVVQAKQQIKLAPMGLHAMVTGLTQAVPGEGDVLPLTLSFDNGEQMSINALVRKVAMPEAADKHAHH
- a CDS encoding SCO family protein yields the protein MKKTLKKLMTMLAAVQLYLVLALFGSSVALAQMPVLKGIGGEFSLKSSKGGEVSLSDFKDKVVLMFFGYTNCADICPTTMAHISQMMNKLTPEQRSRVQVLFVSIDSDYDTPKHLNKYLAYFDPSFIGLVDEREKIDYVAKLFHADYIKLANDKVTTEFKKLSLDDEKQEQKGYLYSHSAKIFVMDTHSRVRGFFYAGTAIEDMRQQVISLL